The Pseudomonas sp. R4-35-07 nucleotide sequence CGTTGCTTATGGCCGCCGTCAGGAGCAACAAGGTGAAAGCTGCCTCTACGGTTAGAGAGCGGTCGAGCAATGATTTAGTAATCTCTTAATTATGTGTTCAGGTTCCCCGGGGAAGAATTGTTTCGTATCTTGCGGATGGGTGGGGGCAGGTTTCAGTGATGGACGAGCTGGGTAGATCATCATACTTTTTTGGTGCCATCATAATCTACTCAAGTTTTATTGCTGATTAATAAGTATGCTTATGTTTGCTTAGGTTGATGGGTATCAATATGTCTATATATGAAGGTTCTTCCGTACGTACGGGAAGCTCATGGCCTACAGATTTCGCATCGGTCAAAGATGGGCTTTTTGCTTGGCGTTTGACTGTCGGGACTGAAGACATATCCCTAATCAATGTTTCATCTGAGGACGCATGCCAAGAGCACTACGATTTTTCCGCCGGGTGGCACGGCTTGCTGGTCGGCACCGGGTTTGAGGTGATTTGCGGTGCAGGCCATGTGCAGTCTGTGAGCCTCGCTACGTTGGCTCGATTGCAGTTGTTCATTGATCAGTCGGGAGTGCTGCCTGGCGAAGATGTAATTACATCGCAGTCGTTTAATTCTATTGCCCTGGAAATTACCAACTGGCAATCAGATATTGAGTCTTGGTACCTAGAGCAAGGTTGGTGTGCTTCGCACAGTTATTTGCGGTTGGCGGCCTACCTGCGCCGAACGGAGGCCTATGGGTTGGTCAGCTTTTTATGGGGTAGTGGCACCGGTGCCGAAAAGTTGCACAGTTTGGCCAAGCGTTATGGGGTGTCAGTGCCTCATTTTCGCCGCTTATGCCGTCGAGTTATTGGGAAAACCACCAAAACCCAATTGCGTGATTGGCGTCTTGCCCGTGCATTAATGGATTTGACAGAAGGTAAACATACGCTTGTCGAGATTGCTTTGAATCACGGCTTTTCTTCTTCCGCACATTTTTCTCGGGAAATGAGTGAGCTGCTTGGGGTGTCACCGCGAGGCTTGTCTGATATCACCAAGTTGGCAGCTAAATGAACAGTGTTATAATGAAGTTACATACTAGATTAGGCTTGGGGTTTTTGTTTTTTCTAACCTCGGTTACCAGTGTATATGCCGCTGACGGGTACGTTGCGCGGCAAGATAATTTGCGAACCTTTTTTGAGGCCTTCTCAGGCGAGCTGGGGAAGCCGGTGGTCGTGAGTAAAGGCGCTGCACGCCGAACAATTACCGGAGAGTTCGTATTCAAGCAGCCTGAGGTTTTGCTAGGAAAGCTGTCTCGACAAATGGGCTTGATCTGGTATGACGATGGTCAATCGATCTATTTGTATGAGGCCTCTGAGGCAAAGAGAGCGGTTGTTTCCTTGCATAATATAACAGTGACGAAGCTCAATGCTTTTCTGCGACGTTCTGGCCTGGATGATGCGCGGTTCCCTTTACGCAGCGATGGCCTACGTACTTTTTATATTTCCGGGCCACCCATTTACGTAGATTTGATTAGCCAAGCTGCCAAGCTGATGGATGAGAACAGCTCGGATCTTGAACTGGGGCGACAGCGTATTGGCGTGATTCGTCTGCAGAATACATTCGTCGGCGACCGCTCGTATGCGCTGCGTGACAACAATGTGGTTATTCCCGGTATGGCAACCGTTATTGAGGGTTTGTTGCGTAATGAACAGCGGGCGGTTGAGGGGGTGGATTCGACCCGACCGGGCTCAACAAAGCTGTCGGATTTTACGCTGAAGGAGCTGGCAGAGAAAGCTCCGCAAGACGCGAGCGAACTGCCCCGTATTATTCCAAGGGAACTAGCGGCCGGGAATATTCGTGTCATGGCTTATCCAGATAATAACAGCCTTTTGGTCAAGGGCTTGCCTGAACAAGTGCGCTTTATAGAAAATCTTGTAGGGGCCCTAGATGAAGAGAAACGCCATGTTGAACTTGCGTTGTGGATTATTGATCTGCAAAAAGAAGATCTTGATCAGTTAGGCGTGAGCTGGCAGGGCTCGGCAAACTTAGGTGGGAATATCTCTGTTTCCCTAAATGGAGGTTCTCTCAGTACCCTAGATGGTCAGAGCTTCGTCGCATCGGTGCTTGCACTGGAGCGAAAAGACCGGGCTCGTGTGGTTTCACGTCCCGTGTTACTTACCCAGGAAAATACGCCGGCCATCTTTGATAATAATCGTACGTTCTATACGCAGCTGATCGGTGAACGCAGTGTGGAGCTGCAGCACATAACGTACGGTACCTTGGTCAGCGTGTTGCCACGGTTCTCTGCTGATAATCAGATCGAAATGTCGTTGAGTATTGAAGACGGCAATGAAGTTAAGCA carries:
- a CDS encoding helix-turn-helix domain-containing protein, encoding MSIYEGSSVRTGSSWPTDFASVKDGLFAWRLTVGTEDISLINVSSEDACQEHYDFSAGWHGLLVGTGFEVICGAGHVQSVSLATLARLQLFIDQSGVLPGEDVITSQSFNSIALEITNWQSDIESWYLEQGWCASHSYLRLAAYLRRTEAYGLVSFLWGSGTGAEKLHSLAKRYGVSVPHFRRLCRRVIGKTTKTQLRDWRLARALMDLTEGKHTLVEIALNHGFSSSAHFSREMSELLGVSPRGLSDITKLAAK
- the sctC gene encoding type III secretion system outer membrane ring subunit SctC, which gives rise to MKLHTRLGLGFLFFLTSVTSVYAADGYVARQDNLRTFFEAFSGELGKPVVVSKGAARRTITGEFVFKQPEVLLGKLSRQMGLIWYDDGQSIYLYEASEAKRAVVSLHNITVTKLNAFLRRSGLDDARFPLRSDGLRTFYISGPPIYVDLISQAAKLMDENSSDLELGRQRIGVIRLQNTFVGDRSYALRDNNVVIPGMATVIEGLLRNEQRAVEGVDSTRPGSTKLSDFTLKELAEKAPQDASELPRIIPRELAAGNIRVMAYPDNNSLLVKGLPEQVRFIENLVGALDEEKRHVELALWIIDLQKEDLDQLGVSWQGSANLGGNISVSLNGGSLSTLDGQSFVASVLALERKDRARVVSRPVLLTQENTPAIFDNNRTFYTQLIGERSVELQHITYGTLVSVLPRFSADNQIEMSLSIEDGNEVKQAENGTQGAILPTVGRTHISTVARVPAGKSLLVGGYTRDESGEQIGRIPVLGSIPFIGRLFSYRQSRQTNTVRVFLIEPKEITSPLESHGDVLTGTANSGRWGAEDAKLLKALGR